Below is a window of Ciceribacter thiooxidans DNA.
TCGCAATGTCGCGCTCGGATCGCGTGCAGAATACGATCAACCCGGTTCTCGACGTCATGCAGACGATGCCGAGCTTCGTCTATCTGATCCCCGTCGTCATGCTGCTCGGCATCGGCAAGGTCCCGGGCCTGATCGCCGTCGTCATCTATGCCATCCCGCCAATGATACGCCTGACGAACCTCGGTATACGGCTGGTTGACAAGGATGTGCTGGAAGCCGCCGACGCCTTCGGGTCGTCGAGCTGGCAGAAGCTTAGGAAAGTTCAGATGCCGCTTGCGCTACCGACGATCATGGCCGGGATCAACCAGACGATCATGATGGCGCTCGCCATGGTCGTGATCGCATCGATGATCGGTGTGCAGGGCCTTGGACAACCGGTGCTCAAAGCCATCTCCAACCAGTATTTCACGCTCGGTATTTTCAACGGCCTTGCCATCGTCGGTATCGCGATCATCTTCGATCGCGTCAGCCAGGCCTTCGGCAAACGGCTCCAGCAGCACCTGGAGGTTGTCCATGGCTGATCATCATTTCGACGGCATCAAGATCCGTCACCTTTACAAGATCTTCGGGCCCAATGCCGCAACGCATGTCGACGCCGTCCGCAATGGTCTCTCCAAAGTCGAACTGAACGAACAGTTCGGGCACGTTCTAGGTCTCAAGGACATCAACATCGAGATGCCGTCCGGCTGCATACAGGTCATCATGGGCCTGTCCGGTTCCGGAAAATCGACGCTGATCCGCCACATCAACCGTTTGATTGATCCGACCGCCGGTGAGCTGCTGGTGAACGGTATCGACGTCGTGAAGATGAACGAACGCGAACTCCGGGAGTTTCGACGACACCAGACCGCGATGGTGTTTCAGAAATTTGCATTGCTTCCGCACCGCACGGTTCTCGACAACACCCTCTACGGCCTTGAAGTGCAGGGCGTTCCCCGCGCCAAGGCGGTCGACATCGCCATGCAATGGATCGAACGCGTCGGCCTCAAGGGTTTCGAAAGCAAGTATCCGAACCAGCTTTCCGGTGGCATGCAGCAGCGCGTCGGTCTCGCCCGCGCGCTTTCGAACGATGCGCCGGTGCTGCTCATGGACGAAGCCTATTCGGCGCTCGACCCGCTGATCCGCACCGACATGCAGACGGTTCTCCTGGACCTGCAAAAGGAGATCAGGAAAACGATCGTCTTCATCACGCACGATCTCGACGAAGCGCTGCGGCTCGGAGACCAGATCGCGATCCTTCGCGACGGGGAAGTGATTCAGCAGGGCACGCGCCAGGACATCGTGCTCTCGCCGGCCGACGAGTACGTCGCGAACTTCGTCAAGGAGGTTAATCGTGGCCGGGTCGTGACCGTCGAGGCCGTCATGACGACGCTGCCGCCGGGCCAGGCGCCGAACGGAACGACGATTTCGGTCGGCACCACCATTGAGGAAGCGGTTCGCACGATCGCCACGGCTTCCGAAAGTGATGTGGCCGTGGTGGTCGGTGCGGGCGGAGAGGCACTCGGCTCCGTCAGCCTGCGTCAGCTCGCCGGTGCGATGGTCAGCCCTGCCGCTTCCGCTCCCGGCTCATCTTTGTCCTGATTGCGTCCGGGGTGCGCGTGCACCCCGGTCCTTCGAGATTTGCCGTGCCGTCGCGCCGTCCGAAAAGGGGCGGCGGTCGCGGTCACGGTGGACCTTAGCCGGACAGAAGCGTTCTTGTGGTTTCGCCGAGATCGACGGTAAGCTCGGAAGTAACCTCGAGCGCCCGATCCTGGCGCACCTCGGCCGCGGGCATCTCTCCACGCCACGTTTCAATCTTCCTGTCGCGTTTTCTAATGAGTTCGGCAATCTCCGGGCCGTAGAGGCGCAGCACGCCGGTCAGCCAGCGGTTCGCGAGATAGGAGGGGCGCCCAAGCTGGACGTCGAAGCGCGGCAACAAATTGATCGTCTCTTCGGCTGAAAGCCACGTATCTCCGACGACCCACTGGTTGACGGTGAAGAGGCGGAGCAGGCGGCCGTGCGCGTCCACGCCGACGGCGACGAGGTGGTGGACCGGCCCTTCACGGCCTTCGGGCCGGACGAAGCAGTGGAAGTGCCCGTGTTCGCCCGAGATACCCGGTTCCGGATGGGCATGATAATACCACTGCGCTCCGCTTTCCGGATCGAAGACGTCACCGGGCGGATAATGCTGCCAGACCGTCATTTTTCCGGCACCGCGCAGCACGTCGAGCAGGACGGTGTCGTCGGTCTTGCGCAGGACGGCCTCGCAAAACAGGACCTCGCGCGCGGCCTGTCGCCGCTGATCGTCGCTTGCCATCTCGGTCTCCTGCGCTATTCGCCGGAAATCATGATCAAGGTTGGGAGGCGGCGCAAGGTGCGGTGGCGGCACATGGAGCGGCTGCCGAGCAAGGCGCCGCTGCGGCGCACGGTGCCGATGCCGCGCATGGGGCTGCTGCGGCGCATGGGGCTGCTGCGGCGCATGGGGCCGCCGCCGAACACGGGTTTTCCGATGCCGCGCAGGGCGCCGACGCCGAGCAGGGATTGTCGGCTGAACACGGGTTTGCCGCGGGAGCGGAGGCTTCTGCGGGCCGGCTTGCCGCCGGTGTCGCCGGCGGATTATTGCTGTGGCTTGCATGGTCAGCCGCGACAGCAGCCGCGGCAACCGCGAAGGCGGCGCCGAAGAGGAGCGTATTACGGTTGCTCATTTTCTGAAGCCATCCAATCCGAAGAGCGGCCGAACCGCGATGCCGAGATGACTCCCGGCGAACGCTGCCGCGAACCAGAGCCAGCCGTGCAGGCTGCCTGATGCAATACCAGAGAACAGCGCGCCGATATTGCAGCCGAAGGAAAGCCGTGCGCCATAGCCCATCAGCATCCCACCGACCACAGCGGCAAGGAGCGAGCCGATCGGGATAGCGGCCTTCGGCGCGAACTTGCCGGCAAGACCGGCAGCGAGGCCGGCGCCGAGGATGATGCCGAAATTCATGACTGAGGTGTTGTCGGCGAGAACGCTGGCGCCGAGCGCCTGTGCCGGCCCCGGCCAGTTCCAGAAGGTCCATGTCTCGACGGGGACGCCGACCGCCTGGGCGATCTTAGCCCCCAGAGGCCGAAACCGAAGGTGACGGACCACGGATGGCCGGCGGTGAGAAGCGTAGCGACATTGAGTCCTGCAAGCAGCAGTGCCGCGGCGACCAGCGACCAGGGACCGCGGATGAGCCGCTCGGCGAACGGCTCGTTAGGAGCCTTCACCGCCTCCAGCGATCCGTGCGCCTTTTTCTCCACGAATGCGGTGACCGCCGCGACCGCGACGAGGCCTGCGAGCGTGA
It encodes the following:
- a CDS encoding ABC transporter permease gives rise to the protein MEWFNKFPAMNPDSLRDLKKAIDEGFRSFTRAYGDGIESVFEPLQHFLIWSERFMTRTPWPVILLLIAAFAWFASRNWKIVAGTVFTLLAIGYFDMWDDTMKTVSMIFVCTVLSIVIGIPIGIAMSRSDRVQNTINPVLDVMQTMPSFVYLIPVVMLLGIGKVPGLIAVVIYAIPPMIRLTNLGIRLVDKDVLEAADAFGSSSWQKLRKVQMPLALPTIMAGINQTIMMALAMVVIASMIGVQGLGQPVLKAISNQYFTLGIFNGLAIVGIAIIFDRVSQAFGKRLQQHLEVVHG
- a CDS encoding quaternary amine ABC transporter ATP-binding protein is translated as MADHHFDGIKIRHLYKIFGPNAATHVDAVRNGLSKVELNEQFGHVLGLKDINIEMPSGCIQVIMGLSGSGKSTLIRHINRLIDPTAGELLVNGIDVVKMNERELREFRRHQTAMVFQKFALLPHRTVLDNTLYGLEVQGVPRAKAVDIAMQWIERVGLKGFESKYPNQLSGGMQQRVGLARALSNDAPVLLMDEAYSALDPLIRTDMQTVLLDLQKEIRKTIVFITHDLDEALRLGDQIAILRDGEVIQQGTRQDIVLSPADEYVANFVKEVNRGRVVTVEAVMTTLPPGQAPNGTTISVGTTIEEAVRTIATASESDVAVVVGAGGEALGSVSLRQLAGAMVSPAASAPGSSLS
- a CDS encoding DUF6969 family protein encodes the protein MASDDQRRQAAREVLFCEAVLRKTDDTVLLDVLRGAGKMTVWQHYPPGDVFDPESGAQWYYHAHPEPGISGEHGHFHCFVRPEGREGPVHHLVAVGVDAHGRLLRLFTVNQWVVGDTWLSAEETINLLPRFDVQLGRPSYLANRWLTGVLRLYGPEIAELIRKRDRKIETWRGEMPAAEVRQDRALEVTSELTVDLGETTRTLLSG